In one Pseudomonas tensinigenes genomic region, the following are encoded:
- a CDS encoding zinc ribbon domain-containing protein YjdM → MSTLPPCPKCNSEYTYEDGTQLVCPECAHEWSASGEAEVASDDAVKKDSVGNVLQDGDTITVIKDLKVKGTSLVVKVGTKVKNIRLCDGDHDIDCKIDGIGPMKLKSEFVRKV, encoded by the coding sequence GTGAGCACGTTGCCACCCTGCCCGAAATGCAATTCCGAATACACCTACGAAGACGGTACCCAACTGGTGTGCCCGGAGTGCGCCCACGAGTGGTCCGCCAGTGGCGAAGCCGAAGTGGCGTCCGATGATGCCGTGAAGAAAGATTCGGTCGGCAACGTCCTGCAGGACGGCGACACCATCACCGTGATCAAGGATCTGAAGGTCAAGGGCACCTCGCTGGTGGTCAAGGTCGGCACCAAGGTCAAGAACATCCGTCTGTGCGATGGCGACCACGACATCGACTGCAAGATCGACGGTATCGGCCCGATGAAGCTCAAATCCGAGTTCGTCAGAAAAGTCTGA
- a CDS encoding polyprenyl synthetase family protein, producing MQPQAFYRAVADDFSAVDGIIKKQLTSRVPLVSKIGDYITSAGGKRLRPLLVLLCGKALGREGDDMRLLAATIEFLHTATLLHDDVVDMSGMRRGRSTANAMWGNAPSVLVGDFLYSRSFEMMVELGSMPVMKILSQATRIIAEGEVLQLSKVRDASTTEETYMEVIRGKTAMLFEASTHSAAALAGATAEQSEALRTFGDHLGVAFQLVDDLLDYKGDAETLGKNVGDDLAEGKPTLPLIYTMREGTPEQAALVRQAIQKGGIEDLESIRIAVEASGSLEYTAQLARDYVARAIKCLEALPASEYRDALVELSEFAVARTH from the coding sequence ATGCAACCCCAAGCTTTCTACCGCGCGGTGGCGGACGATTTTAGCGCCGTCGACGGCATCATCAAGAAGCAGCTGACTTCCCGAGTACCGCTGGTATCGAAAATCGGCGATTACATCACCTCGGCCGGCGGCAAACGTCTGCGTCCTTTATTAGTGTTGCTGTGTGGCAAGGCCCTGGGTCGCGAAGGCGACGACATGCGTCTTTTGGCCGCCACCATCGAATTCCTGCACACCGCCACCCTGCTGCATGACGACGTGGTCGACATGTCCGGCATGCGCCGTGGCCGCTCGACCGCCAACGCCATGTGGGGCAACGCCCCGAGCGTGCTGGTCGGCGACTTCCTGTACTCGCGCTCGTTCGAAATGATGGTCGAACTGGGCTCGATGCCAGTGATGAAGATCCTCTCCCAGGCCACGCGCATCATCGCCGAAGGCGAAGTGCTGCAACTGTCCAAGGTGCGCGACGCCAGCACCACCGAAGAAACCTACATGGAAGTCATCCGCGGCAAGACCGCGATGCTCTTTGAAGCTTCGACCCACAGCGCGGCTGCATTGGCCGGCGCTACCGCCGAGCAGAGCGAAGCCCTGCGTACCTTCGGTGATCACCTGGGCGTCGCGTTTCAACTGGTCGACGACCTGCTCGACTATAAGGGTGACGCGGAAACCCTGGGCAAGAACGTCGGTGACGATCTGGCCGAAGGCAAACCGACTCTGCCGCTGATCTACACCATGCGCGAAGGCACGCCGGAACAGGCTGCACTGGTACGTCAGGCGATCCAGAAAGGCGGGATCGAAGACCTGGAAAGCATCCGTATTGCCGTGGAAGCGTCCGGTTCGCTGGAGTACACCGCGCAACTGGCCCGTGATTACGTGGCCCGTGCGATCAAGTGCCTTGAGGCACTGCCGGCCAGTGAATATCGGGATGCGCTGGTTGAACTGAGTGAGTTTGCGGTCGCCCGTACGCACTGA
- a CDS encoding DUF6482 family protein: MNLQELNAFAIARKVDELNLISMEGGIYLLEARMHGAAYPLSDLKGNMLTLRSVEHARDLLHAFPVLPFNLVHTSVHDEMCGLGASGEESLKVPLAWRSAL, translated from the coding sequence ATGAACCTGCAAGAGTTGAATGCGTTTGCCATCGCCAGGAAGGTTGATGAGTTGAACCTGATCTCCATGGAAGGCGGGATTTATCTGCTCGAAGCACGGATGCATGGGGCGGCGTATCCGTTGAGTGATCTCAAAGGCAATATGCTGACGCTACGCTCGGTTGAGCATGCGCGGGATTTGCTGCATGCCTTTCCGGTGTTGCCCTTCAACCTTGTACACACCTCGGTGCACGATGAAATGTGTGGCCTGGGTGCCAGTGGCGAGGAAAGCCTGAAGGTGCCGCTGGCCTGGCGTTCTGCCCTGTAG
- a CDS encoding PA4570 family protein, which produces MTYLIDAWLDRPHPYLRILHRETGEVCAVLEEEALHELQDQGDLDVSSLNSSEPLVLKELVRNLFLFCYARALRPTSELHHKIEL; this is translated from the coding sequence ATGACTTATTTGATCGACGCCTGGCTGGACCGCCCACATCCTTACCTCAGAATCCTCCATCGGGAAACCGGTGAAGTCTGTGCGGTACTTGAAGAAGAAGCCCTGCATGAGCTGCAGGATCAAGGGGATCTGGACGTCAGCAGCCTCAATTCCAGCGAGCCGCTGGTGCTCAAGGAACTGGTGCGCAATCTGTTCCTGTTCTGCTATGCCCGGGCCTTGCGCCCGACCAGTGAGCTGCATCACAAGATAGAACTATGA
- the rplU gene encoding 50S ribosomal protein L21 — protein sequence MSYAVIVTGGKQYKVAPGEYLKIEKLEIATGESVTFDRVLLVANGDDVNIGAPVVAGATVVAEVISQGRHDKVRIIKFRRRKHHMKRMGHRQWYTEIKITGIQA from the coding sequence ATGTCTTATGCAGTAATCGTTACTGGCGGCAAGCAGTACAAAGTCGCCCCAGGTGAATACCTGAAGATCGAAAAACTGGAAATCGCCACCGGCGAATCCGTTACCTTTGATCGCGTTCTGTTGGTTGCCAATGGCGACGACGTGAATATCGGCGCTCCAGTTGTTGCTGGCGCTACCGTTGTGGCTGAAGTGATTTCCCAAGGTCGTCACGATAAAGTCCGCATCATCAAGTTCCGTCGCCGTAAGCACCACATGAAGCGTATGGGCCACCGCCAGTGGTACACCGAGATCAAAATCACCGGTATTCAGGCTTAA
- a CDS encoding FKBP-type peptidyl-prolyl cis-trans isomerase — translation MSEVNLSTDETRVSYGIGRQLGDQLRDNPPPGVSLDAILAGLTDAFAGKESRVGQEEMSASFKVIREIMQAEAAAKAEAAAGEGLAFLAENAKRDGITTLASGLQFEVLTQGEGAKPTREDQVRTHYHGTLIDGTVFDSSYERGQPAEFPVGGVIAGWTEALQLMNAGSKWRLYVPSELAYGAQGVGSIPPHSVLVFDVELLDVL, via the coding sequence ATGTCCGAAGTAAATCTGTCCACCGACGAAACCCGCGTCAGCTACGGCATCGGCCGTCAGCTGGGTGACCAGCTGCGCGACAACCCGCCACCGGGCGTTAGCCTGGACGCGATCCTGGCAGGCCTGACCGACGCGTTCGCCGGTAAGGAAAGCCGTGTGGGTCAGGAAGAAATGTCCGCCAGCTTCAAAGTGATCCGCGAGATCATGCAAGCCGAAGCCGCTGCCAAAGCTGAAGCCGCTGCAGGCGAAGGCCTGGCATTCCTGGCTGAAAACGCCAAGCGTGACGGCATCACCACCCTGGCTTCCGGCCTGCAATTCGAAGTGCTGACTCAGGGCGAAGGCGCCAAGCCGACCCGTGAAGATCAAGTACGTACTCACTACCACGGCACACTGATCGACGGCACCGTGTTTGACAGCTCCTACGAGCGTGGCCAGCCTGCAGAATTCCCGGTTGGCGGCGTGATCGCTGGCTGGACCGAAGCCCTGCAATTGATGAATGCCGGCAGCAAATGGCGTCTGTACGTGCCGAGCGAACTGGCTTACGGCGCTCAAGGCGTTGGCAGCATCCCGCCGCACAGCGTTCTGGTATTCGACGTCGAGCTGCTGGACGTTCTGTAA
- the cgtA gene encoding Obg family GTPase CgtA, translating into MKFVDEVSIRVKAGDGGNGAMSFRREKFIENGGPNGGDGGDGGSIYMMADENLNTLVDYRYTRHFDAERGSNGGSTDCTGKKGEDLILRVPVGTTVIDSATQEVIGDLTKAGQKLMVVQGGWHGLGNTRFKSSTNRAPRQTTPGKPGEQRDLKLEMKVLADVGLLGLPNAGKSTFIRSVSAAKPKVADYPFTTLVPNLGVVSVDRWKSFVIADIPGLIEGASDGAGLGIRFLKHLARTRLLLHLVDMAPLDDSSAPDAAEVIVNELIKFSPSLAERDRWLVLNKCDQILEEEHDERVKEIVDRLEWTGPVYVISAIAKIGTERLCHDIMRYMEDRADRLANDPAYKEELADLDQRIEDEARAQLQALDDKRALRRSGVKSVHDIGDDDWDEEDVDDEDGPEIIYVRD; encoded by the coding sequence ATGAAGTTTGTTGATGAAGTATCGATTCGCGTAAAGGCTGGTGACGGCGGCAATGGCGCCATGAGTTTCCGTCGGGAAAAATTCATCGAAAACGGTGGCCCGAACGGCGGTGATGGCGGTGACGGCGGTTCCATCTACATGATGGCCGACGAAAACCTCAACACCCTGGTCGACTACCGTTACACCCGGCACTTCGATGCCGAGCGTGGCTCCAACGGCGGCAGCACCGACTGCACCGGTAAAAAAGGCGAAGACCTGATCCTGCGCGTGCCGGTTGGCACCACGGTGATCGACTCCGCTACCCAGGAAGTCATCGGCGACCTGACCAAGGCTGGCCAGAAACTGATGGTAGTGCAGGGCGGATGGCACGGTCTGGGCAACACCCGTTTCAAATCCAGTACCAACCGTGCGCCGCGTCAAACCACACCGGGTAAGCCGGGTGAGCAGCGCGACCTGAAACTGGAAATGAAAGTACTGGCTGACGTTGGCCTGCTGGGCTTGCCGAACGCCGGTAAAAGTACCTTTATCCGTTCGGTATCGGCCGCCAAGCCGAAAGTTGCCGATTACCCGTTCACCACGCTGGTGCCGAACCTCGGTGTGGTCAGTGTCGATCGCTGGAAGAGCTTCGTCATTGCCGACATTCCGGGTCTGATCGAAGGCGCTTCCGACGGTGCTGGTCTGGGCATTCGCTTCCTCAAGCACTTGGCGCGCACGCGTCTGTTGCTGCACCTCGTCGACATGGCGCCGCTGGATGACAGTAGTGCACCGGATGCGGCTGAAGTGATCGTCAACGAGCTGATCAAGTTCAGCCCGTCTCTGGCAGAGCGTGATCGCTGGCTGGTGCTGAACAAGTGCGACCAGATCCTTGAAGAAGAACACGATGAGCGCGTCAAGGAAATCGTTGATCGCCTTGAGTGGACTGGTCCGGTTTACGTGATCTCGGCGATCGCCAAGATCGGTACCGAGCGTCTGTGCCACGACATCATGCGTTATATGGAAGACCGCGCCGATCGCCTGGCCAATGACCCGGCTTACAAGGAAGAGTTGGCCGATCTCGATCAGCGCATCGAAGACGAAGCCCGTGCGCAACTGCAGGCGCTGGATGACAAGCGTGCCCTGCGTCGCAGCGGCGTGAAGTCGGTCCATGACATCGGCGACGATGATTGGGACGAAGAAGATGTGGATGACGAAGACGGTCCGGAAATCATTTACGTGCGTGACTGA
- the rpmA gene encoding 50S ribosomal protein L27: protein MAHKKAGGSTRNGRDSEAKRLGVKMYGGQKIIPGNIIVRQRGTQFHAGYGVGMGKDHTLFAKIEGVIKFEVKGAFNRRYVSVVAA, encoded by the coding sequence ATGGCACACAAAAAAGCTGGTGGTAGTACCCGTAACGGTCGCGACTCAGAAGCCAAACGCCTTGGCGTTAAGATGTATGGCGGCCAGAAAATCATTCCGGGCAACATCATCGTGCGTCAGCGCGGCACCCAATTCCACGCTGGCTACGGCGTTGGCATGGGTAAGGATCACACCCTCTTCGCGAAAATCGAAGGCGTGATCAAGTTTGAAGTAAAAGGCGCGTTCAACCGCCGTTACGTGAGCGTTGTCGCAGCTTAA